Genomic DNA from Oncorhynchus mykiss isolate Arlee chromosome 2, USDA_OmykA_1.1, whole genome shotgun sequence:
TGAGGAAGATGATACCAACTATATAACAGCCATAATTGATGATACTAATGATGATGAAAGTGATGAATTAGACAATcttaatgatggtgatgatgagaaCACACCCAGCGTTTCTGGATGAAGACTTGGGCTCCCTTCAGGGCACCAGCCATATTCTGACAAAGCCTCTGGCGCTCCTCCTCGTTCAGCACCTTAGTGAAGAAGGTACGCACCTGCAATACATATACACAAAGGGTCAggtactggtcacatacaccaaTCAGCATTAAGAAACAATcaataaaatatttaatttgattaTTTGTAATCATAAAGCATTTAATATGTATAATAACAACGATTTCTTTATAGGGTGTATCATTATTGGCCTTGCCAGTGTAGTGCACACAGCTCTGTGTGTAGTAAATTAACCTCGTGTCACATCAGCACAACCCCCTTTACCAGACAGGGAAGACATGAAAATGCTGGGGTTAGTGGAAAAGTGTGTTGTCGTTTTCCCTTGAAGCCGAGCTAACGATTCCGGATCACCGGCTTTAATCAGACTGATCCCACCAAGATCTGTCCTCTACAGCAGAAGCTAGCATTCCTCGTTCTGACGTGCACCACCCGGCATCAGTGCAAATCTCTGAGTCTCTCGTCTCCCCCTTTGACAGTAACTAATGCATTGATACATTGGCATTAAGTGTAATGTGTAACTCTTTAGGTTGACATTCAGTAACTTCATGTTAGAACTGAACCACAACTGTCATTTTAAAATTGCTCACTGCACAACTCAGTCAATACTTTTTAGCAGTATGCGCCCGCATGACCTGTTAAGTACAAGCTTGATTGTGTAAAGGTATCTCTATCCACAATTAGAGTATTGTTCTCTAGCAATTTGATAAACAAATGATTGAATTTACCCTGTGACCATTGATTCATGTATTGATATTTATTATTACATTTGTAGTTCAATGATTACTATTATTCTCAGTTCTGTCTTAAGTGTGTTATTGCTAAGATAACTCATGAGTCAGATATTCTTAAAATACAATGTTTGTCCAATAATCAACTGGTGTCATTCATAAAATATATTCATTCATAAACTTTAGTAATAACTTAACCAATATTTCCAACATACGGGTTCTCTACCTGTGTGACGTTATCGTCGTCAGTACTGTTGTAGCGGCCCACATCTGGGGACACCTTAAACCTGGTCTCCACGTGCTGGGGTTGGGTCTCTGGAGCACTGAAGCTGTTGGGGAAGTAGTTGGGAGCGCCAGCCTGGTTGTCCAACATGCACATGGGCCCGTCTCGCTGGTAGTTGGCCACACGGGTCCTGAAGGGGCAGTTGACGGGCAGCTGCAAGTAGTTGGCGCCCAGCCGGTGCCGGTGTGTGTCTGGGTAGGAGAACAGACGCCCCTGCAGCATCTTGTCAGGGCTGGGCTCGATGCCTGGGGGCATGTTGCTGGGGTCAAAGGCTAGCTGCTCGATCTCAGCAAAGTAGTTGGCAGGGTTTCTGTTGAGCACCAACCTCCCCACAGGAATGAGGGGGTACTCCTCGTGAGACCACACCTAAGGAGTAAGAGAGAAGTGTAGCTACCTCGCATGCCAACCAAGGTGCATGGACGTGCAAACAAATTCCATGAACATGTAGGCTTGCATGACCCCCTAAAATTTATTATTTTCACCTAATAATTATCCTGACTAAATAACAGCTGAGAATCAGTTGCCAATCATACTAATGCTCACAGATGCTATGACACCATAACAGATATCAGACCACTGTCAGATCTTTCAGTGTTTATGTTGAGGAAGTCCCCCCTCTTGTGGAAAAGCCAGAGTACTGCCAATGTCTGGATAATTCTGGGAATGTGTTTTTATGGCAGGTTTAAATGGCTCAGAAAGTACAAAGACATCAGGTATTGCCGTCACATTCTTTCAAAACCAAGGGAACATATTGATAAATGTTAGGGAATGCACCTACTATAAAGAGAGTGATTCCCACATAACTTATGAAAAATAAAGCTGCAATAtctaactttttgggcgacccgaccaaatttACATAGAAATTGAGTTCTAAATTGTTCTTTCTCATTGAAAgtaagtctaagaagtggtagatctgttctatatgCGCTACTTCTATGCTGCCCGTTCTTGCGTATTTCCTTTTGGTTtagtacaccagcttcaaacacctgaaaatactatatttttggttatggaaaatatatatcacagtggtttagatggtacaatgattctctacacaatgactaCTTGCTTTGTCAAACTTAAATTAGGCAAATGGCGGAGAGATTACTGCTTATTGCATCTCTAAGGTACCTTAGTCAGGTCAAAGGGGTTCCACTGGAACTTCTCTGCCTGCTCAAAGGTCATGACCTGGATGTAAAAGGACCAGGAGGGGAAGTTGCCGTTGGCGATGGAGGTGTAAAGGTCTCGGATGGCGTAGTCCGGGTCGGTGGAAGCCAGGTGCTCGGCATCCTCAGGTTTCATGTTCTTGATGCCCTGGTCGGTCTGTGATGTGAAGGTTGCTATGGGTTACTATGAATCCTGTCCCAATTTCTCCATCTACGTTTCCTTCTTTCCCACCATTACCCTCTTGTATCCTTCAGGTAATTAGGTACAGTTGACTCCTCTATCCATTTAAGTGTAGGGCATTTCACTTGTCCTGTACACTACATTATTTTTAATTGTGCTTTGACCTTGTAATGGAACTTGCAGTAGACAGGCTGACCCTCGGCGTTGACCAGCTTGAAGGTGTGGGAGCCGTAGCCGTTCATGTGGCGGAAGCCGTCAGGCAGACCACGGTCACTGAACAGGAAGGACACCTTCACAGAGACGAGAACAAATAGAAGACCATGAACAAAGACACATATTCAGTCATTAGCAACTGAGCTATTGTAAGAAAATAAGATCTAGAAAAACGTAAGTATATAAGGATGATGTAATAATCTGATCAGGAAAGGGATGCATTCGCAGCACCCACCATTCCTAGACATAAATGGCATAGCTATGAAGTTGTTAATGGCATGTTGTTACTAAAATGTGGCTTAGTGTGGGGTGAAATCAGAAAATATGATGTCAGAAAACCATCCATCGATCTATCGTGTGCGCGTGCATGTAAAGGTCTGGTTGCAGGTAGAGAGGAGCAACTACAGCACCTGATGCATACACTCAGGCCGCAGGCTCCAGAAGTCCCACACCATGTCTGGGTCCTTTAGGTGAGTCTGGGGGTTGCGCTTCTGAGAGTGGATAAAGGATGGGAACTGCACAGACAAAGGGATATCAGAGAGATGCGGTATTGGTAAATATCATACGGGGAAATTAACTGATGTATAGCACCATATCACATAATATCCACCCATACACACAAAACATCTTGGTCTCACACACCACCCTGAATCTTGGCCAGGCGCACAGCCACGCACACTACACCATGAACCTTGGCCACGGTAACACACACTACACCCTGAACCTTGGCCACGGTAACACCCTGAACCTTGGCCACAGTAACACACAACGCCCTGAACCTTGgccacggtaacacacacacacacacactacgcccTGAAACTTGTccacggtaacacacacacacacacactacgcccTGAACCTTGgccacggtaacacacacacacacacacacacacactacgcccTGAAACTTGgccacggtaacacacacacacacactacgcccTGAACCTTGgccacggtaacacacacacacactacgcccTGAACCTTGgccacggtaacacacacacacacacacacacacacacacacacacactacgcccTGAACCTTGGCCAcggtaacacacacatactacgcCCTGAACCTTGGCCAcggtaacacacacatactacgcCCTGATCCTTGgccacggtaacacacacactacaccctgaACCTTGgccacggtaacacacacacactacaccctgaACCTTGgccacggtaacacacacacacacacacactacaccctgaACCTTGgccacggtaacacacacacacacacacacacactacaccctgaACCTTGGCCAtggtaacgcacacacacacacacacactacaccctgaACCTTGGCCACGGTAACGCACACTACACCCTGAACCTTGgccacggtaacacacacacatacactacacccTGAACCTTGGctacggtaacacacacacactacaccctgaTCCTTGgccacggtaacacacacacacactacaccctgaTCCTTGGCCACGGtaacacacactacaccctacaccctggaCCTTGGCTAGGCACATAGGCTCAATTTTGACTCACACGTGCCTGGACTCACCAGCATGGCATCCCTGATAAAGAATATGGGGGTGTTGTTGCCAGTAAGGTCCCAGTTGCCCTCTTCAGTGTAGAACTTGACTGCAAAGCCACGTGGGTCTCTCACTGTGTCGGCTGAGCCCGATTCCCCAGCTACATGTGTTAGATACAAAATATATGACAATTAGAAACTCACAGTTTAAacaagacataatttacaaacgggGAAAAAATGACATTGTCTATTTTCTGGAATTTATTCAATAATGTATTGAAGAAACATCACCGTCTTTTTGGATGTTGTAATTGCTGAGTAATTTAAATGTTGCctttattttgtattaatttCAAAAACCCAAGAAATGCAAAACATTGCTGAAAAAGCTAGAGTCAAGTCAATTCAATAGAAAAGAGATTCCAGGGAACTTTAGGTGGGTTCAGGGAGCCTATATGTTTCTAGGACATGTAGGCTAACTGTATCAAAGTATTCATCCAAATTGTTCACGGAGTTTGTCTTTTCTTTGGACTCCCAGCTAATTTAATTCCTGTAAAGAGCAGTTTTCCCACTGAGGCTTTGGGTCAGGGTTAGTGATGGACACTTGCACATCAAGGTTACTACACTACGGACTGCTCGTCACTTGACAGCATCAATCATGTAGACAACACCATTTTCTCATGGGGCTCTTGCACAAGCTGTTTGAATAGCTCTGGCAGGAGACAACTGTCCAGGCATCCGCTATGCGCGTTACTAGAGCTGTTAAAAGAATGTTATTTGGTCAAATTAGgaattttcaatttgtcagaagTTAACATGAACTCAGTCTAGGATTCTTCTGATATCGGCAAACATTGCTTTTGCAGACAATCATAACCAGAGGCAATGACTAAAAGCATCATAAACAAGCTAATATTGGAAGCAAATACATACTACATGATACAGTTCTTCTTTACACATGTTCTTGAGGAAACAAGTAAACGTGTTTGTAGCAGTTTTATGGAAAAGCTGGAGGGAGCAACCGCAATACAATTTTACTATGTAAGTTTTGATTAAATACCAGGAAAGTGTGggataattttttatttaaaaaaaaaaatgtcatgtaGACTAATGTAACCAGTAGGAAAGCGGTGGTGTGTCTTACCCACGGTGGAGAAGCGGACGGCGATAGGTGTGGTCTTTCCCACATGCTCAAACACCTTGGCCTTGCAGTAGCGAGAGATGTCATGTGTCACCTCAAAGTACCCGAACGCTCCTGTTGAGGAAGAGGCAGTACATGGTCAGTTACCGTTGTCTTTTGTgttagctagttagatatatacaTTTTTGTTCCCTTATCGAAGTTGCCAAAAAAGTATTGTCATTGAAACCAGACGCCAGTCTCTGCTGTTGCCAAGGGTCGTTTTCCCGAGACTAGAGATGGCACAGCTAGTTAGGCTAATGTAAATGGTCACTCCTAATTTAAAACCAATGTATATTTACGGTCATTGTAGGCAGTGCAAAGCAAAGTTACTTGTGTAACCCCGGTTCTCTGATAATATGAGTATGATGTATCACTATGGAGATTCGCCAGGATCACCAACTCTAGGAAGGACCTACTGTATCAAAAGCATATGCTGGAGACACAGGTAGAGTG
This window encodes:
- the cat gene encoding catalase isoform X2; amino-acid sequence: MPAKPVTHLHKRPDTLTTGAGHPVGDKLNIMTTGPQGPLLVQDTPFIDEMSHFDRERIPERVVHAKGGGAFGYFEVTHDISRYCKAKVFEHVGKTTPIAVRFSTVAGESGSADTVRDPRGFAVKFYTEEGNWDLTGNNTPIFFIRDAMLFPSFIHSQKRNPQTHLKDPDMVWDFWSLRPECMHQVSFLFSDRGLPDGFRHMNGYGSHTFKLVNAEGQPVYCKFHYKTDQGIKNMKPEDAEHLASTDPDYAIRDLYTSIANGNFPSWSFYIQVMTFEQAEKFQWNPFDLTKVWSHEEYPLIPVGRLVLNRNPANYFAEIEQLAFDPSNMPPGIEPSPDKMLQGRLFSYPDTHRHRLGANYLQLPVNCPFRTRVANYQRDGPMCMLDNQAGAPNYFPNSFSAPETQPQHVETRFKVSPDVGRYNSTDDDNVTQVRTFFTKVLNEEERQRLCQNMAGALKGAQVFIQKRWVQNLMAVHADYGNGVQALLNNAEPKKDAVRVYTRGGAAAITASKM
- the cat gene encoding catalase isoform X1 — its product is MADFRGKATDQMKLWKEGRSAQRPDTLTTGAGHPVGDKLNIMTTGPQGPLLVQDTPFIDEMSHFDRERIPERVVHAKGGGAFGYFEVTHDISRYCKAKVFEHVGKTTPIAVRFSTVAGESGSADTVRDPRGFAVKFYTEEGNWDLTGNNTPIFFIRDAMLFPSFIHSQKRNPQTHLKDPDMVWDFWSLRPECMHQVSFLFSDRGLPDGFRHMNGYGSHTFKLVNAEGQPVYCKFHYKTDQGIKNMKPEDAEHLASTDPDYAIRDLYTSIANGNFPSWSFYIQVMTFEQAEKFQWNPFDLTKVWSHEEYPLIPVGRLVLNRNPANYFAEIEQLAFDPSNMPPGIEPSPDKMLQGRLFSYPDTHRHRLGANYLQLPVNCPFRTRVANYQRDGPMCMLDNQAGAPNYFPNSFSAPETQPQHVETRFKVSPDVGRYNSTDDDNVTQVRTFFTKVLNEEERQRLCQNMAGALKGAQVFIQKRWVQNLMAVHADYGNGVQALLNNAEPKKDAVRVYTRGGAAAITASKM